The Acidobacteriota bacterium genome includes the window CACTGCACGAGATTCGCAGATTTGTTGGATACTTGCGAGAACAGTGCTTGCAGATCCGCGAGACCCGCCGTTTCGATCAGACGCTTTTCGTTACACACCCATTCGCTGCGCTGGCACATGACGGCGTGCGCCTCTTGCATCACTGCCGCCGCCGCTTGACCCAGCGCTCCCGCGGCGTTGCGGCGCTGCGCGTACATACGCGCATAATCCAGACTAAACGATCGGCAGAAACGCCACACCGGAGGTGCGGCGGATGCAAGTTTTGCGGGAAACGGCGCCGCTGGGAGGTGGCCATGGAGCGGACGGCACGAGGCGAGTTCGGCACTCAGGGTGTAGGTCGGAATGCCGGCCAGATAACCGAGCAGTGCATCTCTCTCGAATTCACCGTTCTCGGCACGACGAGTCCAATACTCGACTACGTCGAGGTCACGCAGGATCACATCCACTTTATGGCCTCCGCACCGAAGCCAGGCTCCGCCGTTCATCAGGCGTCCCCAGGAACCTGGAGGGAAGACGGTGCCGCGCGCCGCGAGGGCCGTGAGATCTATCGCGCCACGGTAATAGAGGCCGAGGTCCCAATCACTTCCTGCATCGCTGCACCCCAGCGCGCGCGATCCACCCAACGCCACAGCGATTGTGCACGGCAGGGAAGCGAGCAAGTCCACCAGTTCAGCGACAGGTTGCGGCAGATCATCCATGGTTCGCCCCGTGGCAGTCATAAACATCGTTCACCTGCCGCGGCGGCTGGTGAGACGTTGAACCGAGAAAAACCCTGATGCGGTCCGGTGCAACGGCTGGTTCGGCCTGTCTGCCAGGAGCGCGTGGCAGCACCTTTTCTTTCGGTTTCTCTT containing:
- a CDS encoding nucleotidyltransferase domain-containing protein: MDDLPQPVAELVDLLASLPCTIAVALGGSRALGCSDAGSDWDLGLYYRGAIDLTALAARGTVFPPGSWGRLMNGGAWLRCGGHKVDVILRDLDVVEYWTRRAENGEFERDALLGYLAGIPTYTLSAELASCRPLHGHLPAAPFPAKLASAAPPVWRFCRSFSLDYARMYAQRRNAAGALGQAAAAVMQEAHAVMCQRSEWVCNEKRLIETAGLADLQALFSQVSNKSANLVQWVDRIADRLGVPKGEDSPWK